Proteins encoded together in one Laspinema palackyanum D2c window:
- a CDS encoding NfeD family protein — protein MVTDFSVVAFLTMPIQTAMTSVYSLLPMPVSPPTWWMPLFWGGTGVSFCAIEVLVRKYFGHKYKAISLIMGITALIMGAIVWHSMMVPELDWQIAYWVGLSLVSVLWLRPIFVKSRGAIAVQDATEAKTLSAILPGEVGRVIYEGSSWSAQCDDPDLAIAANQKVYVLRCEGNTLIVVPHQLFHS, from the coding sequence GTGGTAACCGATTTTTCTGTAGTCGCATTCCTAACCATGCCGATACAGACTGCAATGACTAGCGTCTATTCCTTGTTGCCGATGCCTGTGAGTCCGCCTACCTGGTGGATGCCCCTATTCTGGGGGGGAACGGGAGTGAGTTTTTGTGCGATCGAGGTGTTAGTCCGAAAATATTTCGGTCATAAATATAAGGCGATCTCCTTAATCATGGGAATTACAGCCCTGATTATGGGGGCGATCGTATGGCATTCGATGATGGTACCGGAGTTGGATTGGCAAATTGCCTATTGGGTGGGATTGTCACTGGTTTCGGTTCTGTGGTTGCGTCCCATATTCGTGAAAAGTAGAGGCGCGATCGCCGTCCAGGATGCAACCGAAGCCAAAACCTTATCCGCTATCTTACCCGGGGAAGTCGGGCGCGTGATCTATGAAGGCAGTTCCTGGTCCGCACAATGTGATGATCCTGACTTGGCGATCGCAGCCAATCAAAAAGTGTACGTCTTACGCTGCGAAGGCAACACCCTCATCGTCGTTCCCCACCAGCTTTTTCACTCTTAG
- a CDS encoding SPFH domain-containing protein translates to MYESLFLTFLAVTGISLAGSVKIIKQGDEALVETLGKYDGKKLQPGLNFMVPFLDQVAYQETTREQFLNIPPQTCMTRDNVSISVDAVVYWRILNIEKAYYKVKNLQSAVVTLVTTLIRSEISKLKLEQTFMARTEVNELLLQQLDIATEPWGIKVTRVELRDIIPSLSVREAMELQMSSERKKQAAILTSEGQREAAINNAKGEAEARILQAKARQQAALLQAEAQQQQQVLNAKGTAEAISTLAKTLEFDPYATEAMQFLLAQTYLDMSLKMGGEGKGIITDPRNIPATLDGVRSLVSQQSNGKVKHLS, encoded by the coding sequence ATGTACGAATCCTTATTTTTAACCTTTCTCGCGGTAACCGGAATCTCCTTAGCCGGTAGCGTCAAAATTATCAAACAAGGGGATGAAGCCTTAGTGGAAACCCTTGGCAAATATGACGGCAAGAAACTCCAACCCGGACTCAATTTTATGGTTCCGTTCCTGGATCAAGTTGCCTATCAAGAAACCACTCGCGAACAATTTCTGAATATTCCTCCTCAAACCTGCATGACCCGCGATAACGTTTCCATTAGTGTAGATGCAGTCGTCTATTGGCGGATATTAAACATTGAAAAAGCCTATTACAAAGTCAAAAATCTCCAGTCTGCTGTGGTAACTTTGGTCACTACTCTAATTCGGTCAGAAATCAGCAAATTAAAACTAGAACAGACCTTCATGGCCCGCACTGAAGTCAATGAATTGCTATTACAGCAACTCGATATTGCCACAGAACCCTGGGGAATCAAAGTAACCCGAGTTGAATTGCGGGATATCATTCCATCCCTATCCGTGCGAGAAGCGATGGAATTGCAGATGTCATCGGAACGGAAAAAACAAGCCGCAATTCTCACCTCTGAAGGACAACGAGAAGCCGCGATTAATAATGCCAAAGGGGAAGCAGAGGCCCGGATTTTACAAGCAAAAGCAAGACAGCAAGCAGCACTTTTGCAAGCGGAAGCGCAACAACAGCAACAAGTGCTGAATGCTAAAGGCACTGCTGAAGCAATCTCCACCCTCGCCAAAACCCTGGAATTTGACCCCTACGCCACCGAAGCAATGCAATTTTTACTCGCTCAAACCTATCTGGATATGTCCCTCAAAATGGGGGGAGAAGGCAAGGGAATTATCACCGACCCGCGTAATATTCCAGCCACTTTAGACGGCGTGCGATCGCTCGTTTCCCAACAGAGTAACGGCAAAGTTAAGCACTTGTCTTGA
- a CDS encoding type IV pilin-like G/H family protein has translation MSKKNDLKWGKGLGLLILLAFIGISLNTPGSPDPFHVNRAKSVESRNNLGAMNRGQQAYFLEHNNFGESVNDLGISIRPETQNYRYSIKGLDNAAFHYGISLHPEVFQPKPKIWGILPRRGKEYGIPSYLGIVWVKHNQNADSDKPQSQWLTVSILCQSTYPYLLKEGFQPRSHNGDFQCPDGMVQLN, from the coding sequence ATGTCTAAAAAGAATGATTTAAAATGGGGTAAAGGATTGGGATTATTAATCCTGTTGGCATTCATCGGAATTTCCTTAAATACTCCCGGCTCTCCGGATCCTTTTCATGTGAATCGAGCCAAATCTGTCGAATCTCGCAATAACTTAGGGGCGATGAATCGGGGTCAACAAGCTTACTTTTTGGAGCATAATAATTTTGGAGAATCTGTAAATGATTTAGGAATTTCGATTCGTCCTGAAACACAAAACTATCGCTATTCTATCAAAGGGTTAGATAATGCTGCCTTTCACTATGGGATATCTCTTCACCCGGAGGTATTTCAACCCAAACCCAAAATTTGGGGAATTTTACCTCGCCGAGGCAAAGAATATGGGATACCTAGCTACTTAGGTATTGTTTGGGTAAAACATAATCAAAATGCTGATTCTGACAAACCTCAAAGCCAATGGCTAACGGTTTCTATCTTGTGTCAAAGCACCTATCCCTATTTGCTCAAAGAAGGTTTCCAGCCTCGTTCTCATAACGGTGATTTTCAATGTCCCGATGGCATGGTCCAATTGAATTAA
- a CDS encoding type IV pilin-like G/H family protein yields MNKRNKRKHKIFYFYYVDIIIIFSVLLVLAIIASPSFFSVADNAKRAPSLHIIQEINWKQESYFLRNNTFARSLEQLNIRIPSGLNNYRYSIQLAEQSVFHYAISLQPDKMALRGGFLDRIFSPSPKQYAFPSYLGMLWTVPNPSTDPDEDETDLILHSVLCRSTYPHILEPGFQPIFEEDQFQCPEGMEIKRRHSTPISSNPVEIQN; encoded by the coding sequence ATGAACAAAAGAAATAAGCGTAAACACAAAATATTCTATTTTTATTATGTGGATATAATTATAATTTTTAGTGTTTTATTGGTTTTGGCAATAATCGCATCGCCCTCTTTCTTTTCCGTTGCCGACAACGCTAAAAGAGCGCCTTCTTTACATATAATACAAGAAATCAACTGGAAGCAAGAATCTTATTTTCTGAGAAACAACACCTTTGCCAGGTCTTTAGAGCAGTTAAACATTCGCATTCCTTCAGGCCTAAATAACTATCGTTATTCTATTCAACTTGCCGAGCAGTCTGTATTTCACTATGCTATCTCTCTTCAACCTGATAAAATGGCATTAAGAGGAGGATTTCTTGACCGTATTTTCTCTCCCTCTCCCAAACAATACGCTTTCCCCAGCTATTTAGGGATGCTTTGGACTGTACCAAATCCAAGTACAGATCCCGATGAGGACGAGACGGATCTCATTCTTCACTCTGTTTTGTGTAGAAGCACTTACCCACACATTCTGGAACCCGGATTTCAGCCTATCTTTGAAGAAGATCAGTTTCAATGTCCGGAGGGGATGGAAATAAAGAGAAGGCATTCAACCCCTATTTCTTCAAATCCTGTAGAGATTCAAAATTGA
- a CDS encoding AAA-like domain-containing protein, translating to MTHTAYQYQVGGSLPEFSPTYVMRKADHELYEKLKSSEFCYILNSRQMGKSSLLVRTVHRLTADGVACATIDISDIGSKQISLEQWYGGVAYKLTSNFNLLDALEFMTWWQDRESISPVHRLGELIETVLLRQVSQRIVIFIDEIDSVLSVNESLEDFFALIRSCYNKRSQNPNYDRLTFALLGVATPSDLISDRTRTPFNIGHGIDLSGFQHDEIQPLVAGLTDTVANPQEVLHQILHWTGGQPFLTQKLCQLVRETGKISPEFLPQLGNETEWMERFIKTEIIHNWESRDEPAHLRTVRDRLLRNPQRASRLLGCYQQLLQLEAIPADDSPEQTELRLSGLVRFKDGKLIVSNPIYAAIFNPNWVEKCLFDLRPYAEALEAWLGSDCQDTSRLLRGKALQDARDWAKGKNLSDRDYQFLAASQESELTEFRKNAEQTQAQIQQLYREKELLEELTQEQNRRKISEAKLRQYQENLARRMTGTGGALIAIFAFLIGVFWVNKSIDETHTKLNGMALLSQALIAENQRELALIESLEAAQQLKAFIGVNSATQFRVALGLHQAIYGLVEPDRLLHPHPAIALEFTPNSQGLVTATPHTVTLWNGDRTLARNLPDIPGPIHRIAISPNRQIIAVATRHHPLQFWTTTGEKLPLTLPHSSPITDVSFSPKAEAIATAEEKTVKIWRVKDGKLLQTWRGHQDQVLSVRFSPNGKTLASASGDRRIFLRRIRDGKLIHILEGHGDRVVAIRFSPDGQLLASASDDGTVRLWRESDGKLLSILHHSSSVTSLNFHPDSQTLATGTADGKINLWNRDGSFLTPLRGHQQAITHVSWSSEGGELASTSDDGTAIVWNLELDDLVRQGCQLLGDRSIPHSITPTLLNPCS from the coding sequence ATGACCCATACAGCCTATCAGTATCAAGTGGGAGGAAGCCTACCGGAATTTTCCCCCACTTATGTGATGCGAAAAGCAGACCATGAATTATATGAAAAATTAAAATCTAGCGAGTTTTGTTACATTCTTAATTCTCGCCAAATGGGAAAATCTAGCTTGCTGGTGCGAACGGTACATCGTCTAACTGCTGACGGAGTTGCCTGTGCCACGATTGATATTTCTGATATTGGCAGCAAACAGATTTCTCTCGAACAATGGTATGGAGGCGTGGCCTATAAACTCACTAGCAATTTTAATTTATTAGATGCGTTGGAGTTTATGACCTGGTGGCAGGACCGAGAGTCTATTTCTCCAGTTCATCGCTTGGGGGAACTGATTGAAACGGTTTTATTGCGGCAAGTTTCTCAACGGATTGTCATTTTTATTGATGAAATTGATAGTGTTTTGAGTGTTAATGAATCTTTGGAAGACTTTTTTGCCTTGATTCGGTCTTGTTATAATAAGCGATCGCAGAATCCCAATTACGATCGCCTGACTTTTGCCCTCTTGGGAGTTGCCACCCCCTCGGATTTAATTAGCGATCGCACTCGTACCCCCTTTAATATCGGTCATGGGATTGATTTATCGGGCTTTCAACACGATGAAATCCAGCCGCTAGTCGCTGGATTAACTGATACCGTGGCTAATCCCCAAGAGGTCCTCCACCAGATTCTCCATTGGACCGGAGGACAACCCTTTTTAACTCAAAAATTATGTCAATTGGTCCGGGAAACCGGAAAAATTAGCCCCGAATTTTTACCCCAGTTAGGGAATGAAACCGAATGGATGGAACGGTTCATTAAAACCGAAATCATTCACAATTGGGAATCTCGGGACGAACCGGCACATCTGCGAACCGTTCGCGATCGCCTCCTGAGAAACCCCCAACGGGCCAGCCGTTTACTAGGATGCTATCAACAACTCTTACAATTAGAAGCAATTCCCGCCGATGATAGTCCCGAACAAACCGAATTACGCCTCTCTGGGTTAGTCCGATTCAAAGATGGAAAATTAATCGTTAGCAATCCCATTTATGCCGCCATTTTTAATCCCAATTGGGTGGAAAAATGCCTGTTTGATTTGCGTCCTTATGCTGAAGCCTTAGAAGCCTGGTTAGGGTCCGACTGCCAGGATACTTCCCGCTTACTCCGAGGAAAAGCCCTACAAGATGCCCGAGACTGGGCCAAAGGGAAAAATTTGAGCGATCGCGATTATCAATTCTTAGCCGCCAGTCAAGAATCTGAATTAACCGAATTTCGCAAAAATGCCGAACAAACTCAAGCCCAAATTCAGCAACTTTACCGAGAAAAAGAATTATTAGAAGAACTCACCCAAGAACAAAATCGTCGCAAAATCAGCGAAGCAAAACTCCGACAATATCAGGAAAATCTAGCCCGACGTATGACAGGGACGGGCGGCGCATTGATTGCAATTTTTGCCTTTCTCATTGGCGTGTTTTGGGTCAACAAATCCATTGACGAAACCCATACTAAACTCAACGGCATGGCTTTACTCTCTCAAGCCCTAATTGCTGAAAATCAACGGGAATTGGCCCTGATAGAAAGCCTGGAAGCCGCCCAACAACTCAAGGCATTCATTGGGGTCAACTCAGCAACTCAGTTCCGGGTAGCCCTAGGACTGCATCAGGCGATCTATGGTTTAGTGGAACCCGATCGCCTCCTCCATCCTCACCCAGCGATCGCCCTGGAATTTACCCCCAACAGTCAGGGTCTGGTCACGGCTACCCCTCATACTGTTACCCTGTGGAATGGCGATCGCACCCTCGCCCGGAATTTACCCGATATTCCGGGTCCAATTCACCGCATTGCTATCAGTCCTAACCGCCAAATCATCGCAGTGGCAACCCGTCATCATCCCCTGCAATTCTGGACAACAACCGGGGAAAAATTACCCCTGACCCTCCCTCATTCCAGTCCCATCACCGATGTGAGTTTTAGTCCCAAAGCAGAGGCGATCGCCACCGCAGAAGAAAAGACCGTGAAAATTTGGCGGGTCAAAGATGGAAAATTGCTGCAAACTTGGAGAGGACATCAGGATCAAGTTTTATCCGTGAGGTTTTCACCCAACGGCAAAACCCTCGCCTCTGCCAGTGGCGATCGCCGGATATTCCTCCGCAGAATTAGGGATGGTAAATTGATTCATATCTTAGAAGGACATGGCGATCGCGTCGTTGCCATTCGCTTCAGTCCCGATGGTCAATTATTAGCCTCCGCCAGTGATGATGGCACCGTCAGACTCTGGCGAGAAAGCGATGGTAAATTATTAAGTATTCTCCACCATTCCAGTTCCGTCACCAGCCTCAATTTCCACCCCGATTCTCAAACCCTTGCCACGGGAACTGCTGATGGGAAGATTAACCTCTGGAACCGAGACGGCAGCTTCCTTACGCCCTTACGCGGACATCAACAAGCCATCACCCATGTATCTTGGTCTTCAGAAGGGGGAGAATTAGCCTCCACCAGTGACGATGGGACGGCGATCGTTTGGAACCTGGAACTGGATGATTTAGTGCGTCAGGGTTGCCAGTTATTGGGCGATCGGTCAATCCCCCATTCCATAACTCCCACCCTCCTCAACCCCTGTTCTTAA
- a CDS encoding YciI family protein, which yields MPWFVKIEEGTVDKPTFDRHVPAHKAYVEDLIAKGHHAKTGYWQRRGGGMLLFEAESMEEAQQIVASDPLVKHGCVKYDLYEWCIVVE from the coding sequence ATGCCCTGGTTTGTCAAAATAGAAGAAGGAACCGTCGATAAACCCACCTTCGATCGCCACGTTCCTGCCCATAAAGCCTACGTCGAAGATTTAATTGCCAAAGGACATCATGCCAAAACCGGCTATTGGCAACGACGCGGAGGCGGAATGCTACTGTTTGAAGCCGAGTCAATGGAGGAAGCCCAGCAGATCGTCGCTTCTGACCCTCTCGTAAAACATGGCTGCGTCAAGTACGACCTCTATGAGTGGTGTATTGTCGTGGAATAA
- a CDS encoding phasin family protein, giving the protein MPGFGDIVQKAFYLGVGIASYAGEQATGRLAEVREKAQKLADEMVARGEMSTEEARRFVEDMMKQGQQQIKQPQSEPTTPREPRRIEILEDDEEPTPEKPPEVNNLRDQVQSLQDELRRLQNE; this is encoded by the coding sequence ATGCCTGGTTTCGGTGATATAGTACAAAAGGCATTTTATCTGGGAGTGGGAATCGCATCTTATGCAGGCGAACAAGCCACCGGAAGACTAGCCGAAGTGCGTGAAAAAGCCCAAAAACTGGCCGATGAAATGGTCGCGCGGGGCGAAATGAGCACCGAAGAAGCGCGTCGCTTCGTCGAAGACATGATGAAACAGGGCCAGCAGCAAATCAAGCAGCCCCAATCTGAACCGACAACGCCACGAGAACCCCGTCGCATTGAAATCTTAGAAGACGATGAAGAACCCACCCCGGAGAAACCTCCGGAGGTGAATAACCTGCGCGATCAGGTACAATCGTTACAGGATGAACTACGGCGACTCCAGAACGAATAG
- a CDS encoding DUF2834 domain-containing protein, which translates to MRKLGFGLIWIGLIIYAFGFAPPDNPTATFNLIKNLVTGEWEGINPLIIALFNIMGVWPFIYSAVLFLDGKGQKVPAWPFVTFSFGVGAFALLPYLALRQPNPTFSGEKNWFLKAIDSRIFGAIAALSALILVGYGITQGNWTDYFYQWQTSRFIHVMTLDFCLLCLLFPTILGDDMARRGLNSPVIFWIVALIPLLGPAFYLALRPPIRVSGEGVPMNTPVTQE; encoded by the coding sequence ATGAGAAAACTTGGCTTTGGATTGATATGGATTGGACTAATTATTTATGCATTTGGATTTGCACCCCCGGATAACCCCACCGCCACCTTTAACTTAATTAAAAACCTAGTAACTGGAGAATGGGAGGGAATCAACCCTCTGATTATTGCCCTGTTTAATATCATGGGAGTATGGCCATTCATCTATAGCGCCGTGCTATTTTTAGATGGAAAAGGTCAAAAAGTTCCGGCATGGCCGTTTGTCACTTTTTCCTTTGGAGTCGGCGCATTTGCCTTGTTACCCTATCTCGCCTTGCGCCAGCCTAACCCCACCTTTTCCGGGGAGAAAAATTGGTTTTTAAAAGCAATAGACTCGCGAATTTTCGGGGCGATCGCCGCCTTATCCGCCCTCATTTTAGTTGGATATGGCATCACCCAGGGAAATTGGACCGATTACTTTTACCAATGGCAAACCAGCCGATTTATTCACGTCATGACCTTAGACTTTTGCCTGCTGTGCCTCCTCTTTCCCACCATCCTCGGGGACGACATGGCGCGACGCGGTTTAAACAGTCCCGTGATATTTTGGATAGTCGCCTTAATTCCTCTATTAGGACCGGCATTTTATTTAGCCTTACGTCCCCCCATCCGAGTTAGTGGGGAAGGGGTCCCGATGAATACTCCTGTCACTCAGGAATAG